The Acidianus infernus genome window below encodes:
- a CDS encoding S-methyl-5'-thioadenosine phosphorylase, protein MLEYEKVPIAIIGGSGLYDPKIFSESKEIKVYTPYGETSDLITIGTVEGKKVAFLPRHGRRHRIPPHKINYRANIWALHELGVKWVISVSAVGSLRMDYKPGDFVVPDQFIDMTKKREYTFFDGPVVAHVSMADPFCNHLRKIIISAAKDLGITTHESGTYICIEGPRFSTRAESRVWKEVFKADIIGMTLVPEVNLACEMQMCYATIATITDYDVFAEVPVTAEEVTRVLNENTEKSRKLLYEVIKRIPDKPDERECSCCNSLKTALV, encoded by the coding sequence ATGCTTGAATACGAAAAAGTACCGATCGCGATAATAGGTGGATCTGGTTTATACGATCCAAAAATTTTTTCTGAATCTAAAGAAATAAAAGTTTATACTCCTTATGGAGAAACTAGCGATTTAATAACTATTGGTACTGTAGAGGGTAAAAAAGTCGCATTCTTACCTAGGCACGGGAGGAGACATAGGATCCCTCCTCATAAAATTAATTATAGGGCAAATATATGGGCTTTACACGAGTTAGGGGTTAAATGGGTAATTTCAGTTTCTGCAGTAGGAAGCTTAAGAATGGATTATAAACCGGGAGATTTTGTTGTACCAGACCAATTTATAGATATGACTAAGAAGAGAGAATACACTTTCTTTGACGGCCCAGTAGTTGCACACGTATCAATGGCTGATCCTTTCTGTAACCATTTAAGGAAGATTATCATTTCTGCGGCTAAGGACCTAGGAATTACGACACACGAGAGTGGGACTTACATATGCATCGAAGGACCTAGGTTTTCTACAAGGGCAGAAAGTAGGGTATGGAAGGAAGTTTTTAAGGCTGATATAATAGGGATGACTTTAGTTCCTGAAGTAAACTTAGCTTGTGAAATGCAAATGTGTTATGCAACTATTGCAACTATAACTGACTACGATGTTTTCGCCGAGGTTCCCGTAACTGCAGAGGAAGTAACTAGGGTATTGAATGAAAATACTGAGAAATCTAGGAAGCTTTTATACGAAGTAATTAAGAGAATCCCAGATAAGCCAGATGAGAGAGAGTGTTCGTGTTGCAACTCATTAAAAACCGCATTAGTGTAA
- a CDS encoding phosphoribosyltransferase, producing the protein MPKIPVKVVKWEEIVDLSFRLADILKKENFNPDVIIAIARGGLVPARLVADAMGVYDVLSLKVEHWIVTASHTPEAKIKYPYKVDLQGRKVLIIDDITDTGDSLILAEKHVKENFNAGEIKTATLQYIKGSKYVPNFYADIITDWTWFMYPWNYWEDEINLLKKVMDEMGTTDIAKLKEGFKESYNIDPPIPLEKIMEEMKRRKII; encoded by the coding sequence TTGCCAAAAATTCCCGTGAAAGTAGTTAAATGGGAAGAAATAGTTGACCTATCTTTTAGACTTGCAGATATTTTAAAAAAGGAAAATTTTAATCCTGACGTAATAATTGCAATAGCAAGGGGAGGATTAGTCCCCGCAAGGCTAGTTGCAGACGCAATGGGAGTTTACGACGTTCTCTCTCTTAAAGTGGAGCATTGGATAGTGACTGCCTCTCATACTCCTGAGGCAAAAATAAAATACCCGTATAAAGTAGACTTGCAAGGCAGGAAAGTCTTAATCATTGATGACATAACAGACACTGGAGATAGTCTTATTTTAGCTGAAAAGCATGTTAAAGAAAACTTTAACGCAGGAGAAATAAAGACTGCTACACTTCAATACATTAAAGGCTCGAAATACGTACCAAACTTTTACGCTGATATAATAACGGATTGGACGTGGTTCATGTATCCTTGGAACTATTGGGAGGATGAAATTAACCTATTAAAGAAAGTAATGGATGAAATGGGAACAACTGATATTGCAAAACTAAAGGAAGGTTTCAAGGAGAGTTATAATATAGATCCTCCAATACCGCTAGAAAAAATTATGGAAGAAATGAAAAGAAGAAAAATAATTTAA
- the prf1 gene encoding peptide chain release factor aRF-1 — protein sequence MKVLLKELKKWSAPATVLLSLYIPPGRPIADVLNNLRQEASISQNIKLKRTRDAVESAISAAIDRLTSIPKVPDNGLVLFCGENFETEEFKCYMFSPPEKITVYFYRTDKFFHLEFLEDMVEENEVYGLIIVERDTATIGILRGTRIEELEEIEGYVPGKHMMGGQSQRRIDRIIEELYHDFLKEVGEKVNSYFLPYLEEKKLKGILLGGPGYAKNDFYEGDYMEYRLKKLVLEPLIDVGDQGEAGLREMVMKAKDLLRNQKYVEVENLLDEIKYHLAKDDGLVVYGKEEIKKAMDMGALEALIVHEDNEEDSLTKEAEKFGTKVYVINDEVPEAEWIKKTFGGSIGKLRFRIE from the coding sequence TTGAAAGTTTTATTAAAAGAATTAAAGAAATGGTCTGCGCCAGCTACAGTCTTACTTTCATTATATATTCCTCCAGGTAGACCTATAGCTGATGTGTTGAATAATCTGCGACAAGAGGCATCAATATCACAAAACATTAAGTTAAAGAGGACTAGAGATGCTGTAGAATCTGCAATAAGTGCAGCGATAGATAGGCTAACTTCAATTCCTAAAGTCCCAGATAATGGACTTGTTCTGTTCTGCGGAGAAAATTTCGAAACTGAGGAGTTTAAATGCTACATGTTCTCTCCACCAGAAAAGATCACGGTCTATTTCTATAGGACTGATAAGTTCTTCCACTTAGAATTTCTTGAAGACATGGTGGAGGAGAACGAAGTTTACGGATTGATTATAGTTGAGAGAGATACTGCAACTATAGGAATACTAAGAGGAACAAGGATAGAAGAACTAGAGGAAATTGAAGGTTATGTGCCGGGAAAGCATATGATGGGAGGACAGTCTCAGAGGAGAATTGATAGAATAATAGAAGAGCTTTACCACGACTTTCTCAAGGAAGTAGGAGAGAAGGTTAACAGTTACTTCTTACCCTACTTAGAGGAGAAGAAATTGAAAGGCATACTATTAGGAGGTCCAGGTTACGCTAAAAACGACTTTTACGAAGGGGATTACATGGAATATAGGCTGAAGAAGCTAGTACTTGAACCGCTTATTGATGTTGGAGATCAAGGAGAGGCAGGATTAAGGGAAATGGTTATGAAAGCTAAGGATTTACTGAGAAACCAGAAGTACGTTGAAGTTGAGAATTTACTGGATGAAATTAAATATCATTTGGCAAAAGACGACGGTCTAGTTGTTTACGGTAAGGAGGAAATAAAGAAGGCTATGGATATGGGAGCGTTAGAAGCACTTATAGTTCACGAGGATAACGAGGAGGATTCTCTGACTAAAGAGGCTGAAAAATTCGGCACAAAGGTTTACGTAATAAATGACGAAGTACCAGAGGCAGAATGGATTAAGAAGACTTTTGGAGGAAGTATAGGTAAGCTTAGATTTAGGATTGAGTGA
- a CDS encoding alpha/beta hydrolase-fold protein yields MKYEIIKIESQELKDNYLKDPYVREVLVYTPDEIEEGLPLFIELAGINWSPNVNNRFHQIMTRLLKKIKAVVVNPNFRTKYYLNQYINSPAVGNYENFIIKELIPELKERYKVGNVALFGKSSGGFGAYTLAVRHPDVVQGFADHFGDSCFYYLYANDFVYTIKDLEGKKPKDLLKELMAKTPSEDDMKILNVFGSSAFYSPNLNSETGFDLPFDETGEIIDKVWKKWLSFDPVKNVENYVDSLRKLKAIYLDVGKCDEYNLFIGMRSLHKKLQKLGIQHYYEEFKGGHFGNSSRYCTSLPYLYERLKLS; encoded by the coding sequence ATGAAATACGAGATAATAAAGATAGAAAGCCAAGAACTTAAGGATAATTATTTGAAAGACCCCTACGTGAGAGAAGTCTTAGTTTATACTCCAGACGAGATTGAAGAAGGACTTCCGTTATTCATTGAACTTGCTGGAATAAACTGGTCTCCTAATGTTAACAATAGGTTTCACCAAATAATGACTCGCCTACTGAAGAAAATAAAAGCTGTAGTTGTTAATCCAAACTTTAGGACAAAATATTATCTAAACCAATATATTAACTCACCCGCAGTAGGTAATTACGAAAATTTCATCATAAAGGAGCTAATACCGGAATTAAAGGAAAGGTATAAGGTAGGAAACGTAGCCTTATTTGGAAAATCTTCTGGAGGATTTGGAGCTTATACTCTAGCAGTAAGGCATCCGGACGTAGTTCAAGGATTTGCCGACCACTTCGGAGATAGTTGTTTCTATTATCTTTATGCTAACGACTTCGTTTACACAATTAAAGACTTAGAAGGAAAGAAACCTAAAGATTTACTTAAAGAACTAATGGCAAAGACTCCGAGCGAAGACGATATGAAAATCTTAAACGTTTTCGGGAGCTCAGCGTTCTATTCACCTAATTTAAACAGTGAAACCGGTTTTGATTTACCATTTGATGAAACCGGAGAAATAATTGATAAAGTCTGGAAAAAGTGGCTTTCTTTTGACCCAGTAAAAAACGTAGAGAATTACGTTGATTCTTTGAGGAAATTAAAGGCAATCTACCTAGACGTAGGGAAGTGTGATGAATATAATTTATTCATAGGCATGAGGTCTCTCCACAAGAAATTGCAAAAATTAGGAATCCAACACTACTATGAGGAGTTTAAAGGAGGGCACTTCGGAAACTCGAGCAGATATTGCACATCCTTACCTTACCTTTACGAAAGGCTTAAATTAAGCTAA
- the dcd gene encoding dCTP deaminase has translation MILSHQSIKEIITKGVIGNYSEESIRENGYDLRICGEKYYEVEGNAELPIKKSEIKEIEFKEFAFFYPGKTYLFETCEEFNMPNDLAALITLRSTLARNGFILPPTVIDAGYKGKITLALSSFYHNRIAKGTRTAHIIFLKLDKPTEKSYNGKYQGGVVI, from the coding sequence ATGATCCTAAGTCATCAGTCAATTAAGGAGATAATTACTAAAGGAGTTATAGGAAACTATTCGGAGGAAAGTATAAGAGAAAATGGTTACGATTTAAGGATTTGCGGAGAAAAATACTACGAAGTAGAAGGTAATGCCGAATTACCAATCAAAAAGAGCGAAATAAAGGAAATCGAATTCAAAGAATTCGCATTTTTTTATCCCGGGAAAACTTACCTTTTTGAGACCTGCGAAGAATTTAACATGCCAAACGATTTGGCGGCGTTGATTACCTTAAGGAGCACTTTAGCTAGAAACGGATTTATTTTACCTCCTACAGTAATAGATGCAGGTTATAAAGGAAAGATAACTTTAGCCCTGTCCTCTTTTTACCATAACAGAATAGCAAAAGGAACTAGGACTGCACATATAATTTTCCTTAAGCTTGATAAACCAACTGAAAAATCTTATAATGGAAAATATCAAGGTGGAGTAGTAATATGA
- a CDS encoding tetratricopeptide repeat protein translates to MLDIEKAYKLYNDYKKTGNKELLSKIEELIKGDSSIQGLNLLALVYIEKGKYDDAINALDIALKKVRDEEDKATLLFNKALALFRKGDLDSSYEILKSIPPRTSVYAHSRRFLAQVCIKKGDLRHLEEARQILESFDIPNEDLAVTYILLSRLKDKSLYKKAVEIAKSIKNERLLAEALLSSDDEKELEEALEIFRKLNDVNGEAKVLYKLSLKKPELLYEAIQRLEESGESRERQTLLYELYKRTGILNFLKEAIKIAEKYNDYLFLARSYVELSKRENELENLRKAVLFYERYIESL, encoded by the coding sequence GTGTTAGACATAGAAAAGGCATATAAGCTTTACAATGATTATAAGAAGACAGGAAACAAGGAACTTCTGAGTAAAATTGAAGAACTAATTAAAGGAGATTCATCCATTCAAGGGTTAAATTTGCTAGCGTTGGTCTATATCGAGAAAGGTAAATATGATGATGCTATCAACGCGTTGGATATAGCACTAAAGAAAGTTAGAGATGAAGAAGATAAGGCAACTTTGCTTTTTAATAAGGCGTTAGCGCTTTTCAGGAAAGGTGATTTAGATTCTTCATACGAAATTCTCAAATCAATACCCCCTAGGACTTCAGTTTATGCTCATTCTAGGAGGTTTTTGGCTCAAGTGTGCATAAAGAAGGGCGATTTAAGACATTTAGAAGAAGCTAGACAAATTTTAGAAAGTTTTGACATACCAAACGAGGATTTGGCAGTAACTTATATTTTACTTTCAAGGCTTAAGGATAAATCTCTATATAAGAAGGCTGTGGAAATAGCAAAAAGTATTAAGAACGAGAGGTTGTTAGCAGAGGCCTTACTTTCTTCGGATGACGAAAAGGAGCTAGAAGAAGCTCTGGAAATATTTAGGAAGTTAAACGACGTAAACGGTGAAGCTAAAGTTCTCTATAAGCTTTCTCTTAAAAAGCCAGAATTGCTTTATGAGGCAATTCAAAGGTTAGAGGAAAGCGGAGAAAGTAGGGAAAGGCAAACTTTACTTTATGAATTATATAAAAGGACGGGAATTCTTAATTTTCTAAAAGAGGCAATAAAAATTGCGGAAAAGTATAATGACTACCTATTTTTAGCGAGGTCTTATGTTGAACTTTCTAAGAGAGAGAATGAGTTAGAAAACCTTAGAAAAGCAGTATTATTTTATGAAAGATACATAGAAAGTTTATAA
- a CDS encoding plasma-membrane proton-efflux P-type ATPase, producing MASNFEKMSIEETLTQLNTSLKGLTEKEAEERIKKYGYNEVKEKKESPVVKFLKKFWAPVPWMLEVTIVITYILGKYLDMYIILFLLVFNSIVSFIQERRAENAVELLKQKLNVKARVLRDGQWKVVPARLLVPGDIVHIRLGDIVPADIKLFEGEVLVDQSALTGESVPVEKGKGNVVYSGSIIRRGEASGIVIATGAKTYFGKTTELVQTARAESHLEKLIMNIVKYLIIVDVALVIALFVFSLAVGVKLSDVLPFSLIVLIASVPVALPATFTIAMALGSQELARKGILVTRLTASEDAASMDVLNLDKTGTITENRMRVGDPIPAEGFTKEEVVKYAYMASDEASQDPIDTAVIACLRENNIEPGNYERLEFKPFDPSTKRTEALVKTENNVFRVVKGAPQVIAELAEVPDLKSYYSTLEDLSKRGYRTISVAIGDKEGKLKLVGILPLYDRPRKDSREFIEEIKRLNVKPKMVTGDNELIAREIARQVGIGDVICNINEIKKLEGKERIKKVEECDVFAEVFPEDKYFIVKTLQEGGHYVGMTGDGVNDAPALKQAEVGIAVANATDVAKASASMVLTHEGLIDIVEAIKTGRKIYQRMLTYTINKIIKTLQVVLFLTISFFIVRFFVTTPFDVILLLFANDFVTMSIATDNVRYSQKPERLDAGKIVKASLILAFLIVAESFFSLWLALYLRMSIDEIHTFIFDMLVFTGQFTVYMVRERRSMWSSRPSNFLLISSIFDIIFISTISALGILVYPIPLQYVLLILGISFGFTVIFDHIKNISFKTVGI from the coding sequence ATGGCAAGTAACTTTGAAAAAATGAGCATAGAAGAAACATTAACACAGTTAAACACTTCTTTGAAAGGCTTAACAGAAAAAGAAGCTGAGGAGAGGATTAAAAAATATGGTTACAATGAAGTTAAGGAAAAGAAAGAAAGCCCCGTCGTAAAGTTCCTCAAAAAATTCTGGGCACCAGTTCCTTGGATGCTCGAAGTTACTATTGTTATTACATATATCTTAGGAAAATATCTAGATATGTATATAATTCTCTTTTTACTTGTGTTTAATTCTATAGTAAGTTTTATCCAGGAAAGAAGGGCAGAAAACGCGGTGGAACTACTTAAGCAAAAGCTTAACGTAAAAGCCAGAGTTCTAAGAGACGGCCAATGGAAGGTTGTTCCTGCAAGACTCTTAGTACCGGGAGATATAGTGCACATAAGGTTAGGAGATATAGTTCCTGCAGATATTAAACTGTTTGAAGGAGAAGTACTAGTCGACCAATCAGCTCTAACTGGAGAATCTGTTCCGGTAGAAAAAGGAAAAGGCAACGTGGTTTATTCTGGATCAATTATTAGACGAGGAGAAGCATCTGGAATTGTAATTGCAACAGGAGCAAAAACCTATTTTGGTAAGACTACAGAGCTTGTTCAGACCGCAAGGGCCGAATCTCACCTAGAGAAATTAATAATGAATATAGTAAAATACTTGATAATTGTAGACGTTGCTCTAGTTATCGCTCTATTCGTATTTTCATTGGCTGTTGGAGTAAAATTGTCTGACGTGCTTCCATTTTCTTTGATAGTATTAATTGCTTCAGTCCCTGTAGCTTTACCTGCAACTTTTACTATAGCCATGGCTTTAGGTAGCCAAGAGTTAGCAAGAAAAGGAATTCTAGTAACAAGGCTTACAGCTTCTGAAGATGCTGCTTCAATGGACGTATTAAATCTCGATAAAACTGGGACTATAACGGAAAACAGAATGAGGGTGGGGGATCCAATACCCGCAGAAGGCTTTACCAAAGAAGAAGTTGTTAAATATGCTTACATGGCCTCTGATGAGGCAAGTCAAGATCCTATAGATACTGCAGTAATTGCATGCTTAAGGGAAAATAACATTGAACCGGGTAATTACGAGAGGCTTGAGTTTAAACCCTTTGATCCTTCCACTAAAAGGACTGAGGCATTAGTTAAAACTGAAAATAATGTGTTCAGAGTTGTTAAAGGAGCTCCTCAAGTAATTGCGGAATTGGCAGAGGTTCCAGACTTGAAGAGTTATTATTCTACTCTTGAGGATCTTTCAAAGAGAGGATATAGGACAATATCTGTAGCTATAGGAGATAAAGAAGGTAAACTTAAGCTTGTCGGAATTTTACCGCTTTACGACAGACCTAGAAAAGATAGTAGGGAATTTATAGAGGAAATTAAACGACTTAACGTTAAGCCTAAGATGGTTACTGGGGATAACGAATTAATCGCAAGAGAAATTGCAAGGCAAGTAGGTATAGGTGACGTTATTTGTAATATTAATGAAATAAAGAAGCTTGAAGGAAAGGAAAGAATTAAAAAAGTCGAGGAATGTGACGTATTTGCAGAGGTCTTTCCTGAAGATAAGTATTTCATTGTAAAGACTCTGCAGGAAGGAGGACATTATGTTGGAATGACAGGAGATGGAGTAAACGATGCGCCTGCTTTAAAACAAGCTGAAGTAGGAATAGCGGTCGCAAACGCTACCGATGTGGCAAAGGCTTCCGCAAGTATGGTTTTAACTCATGAGGGATTAATTGATATAGTTGAGGCTATAAAGACTGGTAGAAAAATTTACCAAAGGATGTTAACTTACACTATAAATAAAATAATTAAAACTTTACAAGTTGTATTATTTCTAACGATTTCCTTCTTTATTGTTAGATTTTTCGTTACTACTCCTTTTGACGTAATACTACTGTTATTTGCCAACGATTTCGTTACTATGTCTATAGCAACTGATAACGTAAGATATTCACAAAAACCTGAAAGGCTTGACGCAGGAAAAATAGTTAAGGCGTCATTAATTCTAGCTTTCCTAATTGTAGCAGAATCATTCTTCTCCTTATGGTTGGCGTTATATTTACGTATGTCAATAGACGAGATACACACTTTCATATTTGATATGTTAGTATTTACAGGTCAATTTACAGTATATATGGTTAGAGAAAGAAGAAGTATGTGGTCTTCTAGGCCAAGTAATTTCTTACTGATAAGTAGCATTTTCGACATAATCTTTATTTCAACAATTTCAGCATTAGGAATTCTAGTTTATCCAATTCCTCTTCAGTACGTTTTGCTGATATTAGGAATTTCCTTCGGATTTACTGTAATTTTCGACCACATAAAGAACATATCCTTCAAGACAGTAGGAATTTAA
- a CDS encoding ABC transporter permease — MKIGILLFSIILLSSGIIISAVSTITKQCELISYGYGSVANPPQYWREELWSVLNKGMPSAYIILNGTRTVNLSNISSVSLNSSYFYVYVIKGYIQPYAYLSPIGLLLIFLGTATGFRGMILLIQERALGELSKGYAVGGSIYKYVIKRLASFVISMTIVSSVVIILEAIHGVCITKSISELITFSMGYSRHYGISVTSLLLTSLAFTSLLTGIAFALTVYLSPFLVMKAILGSSLINSLLRRWKYIGNALASWVIAIGLIYLFHVYLNVLPIGSPRGHLIYYLILPLVSLFFPFIGIFANRILLSVSKVPQEFVAKGLSRDVLVFRHILGNLTVVTLSSISAAFVEMLIAEFLVEAIFAWPGLGYLIRIGVDYDDFKIVEGVLMIYSSIVIFSNFIADVIYGIIDPRVTR; from the coding sequence ATGAAAATAGGTATATTACTATTTTCAATCATCCTTCTTTCTTCCGGTATAATAATTTCTGCAGTTTCAACTATTACAAAGCAATGTGAGTTGATAAGCTACGGTTACGGTAGTGTTGCCAATCCTCCACAATATTGGCGTGAAGAATTATGGAGCGTATTAAATAAGGGAATGCCTTCCGCATATATTATATTAAACGGAACGAGAACTGTTAACTTGAGTAACATTTCTTCCGTATCACTTAATTCTTCTTATTTTTACGTTTACGTGATTAAGGGATATATTCAACCTTATGCTTACTTATCTCCAATTGGTTTACTCTTAATCTTTTTAGGGACGGCTACGGGTTTTAGGGGAATGATACTTTTAATTCAAGAAAGAGCTTTAGGAGAATTATCTAAGGGTTACGCTGTAGGTGGATCAATTTATAAGTACGTAATTAAGAGGCTAGCTAGCTTCGTAATTTCTATGACGATAGTCTCTTCTGTTGTAATAATTCTAGAGGCTATACATGGTGTTTGTATAACAAAGTCTATATCAGAGTTGATAACGTTTAGCATGGGTTATAGTAGACACTACGGAATTTCTGTAACTTCTCTGCTTCTAACTTCCTTAGCTTTCACAAGTTTGTTGACTGGAATAGCCTTTGCTTTAACTGTATATTTAAGTCCTTTCTTAGTTATGAAGGCAATTTTAGGTTCTTCATTAATAAATTCTCTTCTCAGGAGATGGAAATATATTGGTAACGCTTTAGCTTCTTGGGTTATAGCCATAGGATTAATTTACTTATTCCATGTATATTTAAACGTTTTACCAATAGGCTCACCTAGGGGTCATCTAATATATTATCTTATTTTACCTTTAGTTTCATTGTTCTTTCCATTTATAGGAATTTTTGCAAATAGGATCTTGCTAAGCGTAAGCAAGGTTCCGCAAGAATTCGTCGCCAAAGGCTTAAGCAGGGACGTTTTAGTATTTAGACATATTCTAGGTAATTTAACAGTAGTAACTCTTTCAAGCATTTCAGCAGCATTCGTGGAAATGTTAATAGCAGAATTTTTAGTTGAGGCAATATTTGCATGGCCAGGTCTAGGTTATTTAATAAGAATAGGAGTAGATTACGATGATTTTAAAATAGTAGAAGGAGTTTTGATGATTTACTCTAGCATCGTTATTTTCTCTAATTTTATTGCTGATGTAATTTACGGAATAATAGATCCTAGGGTGACTAGATGA
- a CDS encoding peptide ABC transporter permease yields MIKVYVILLSLIIALSLFFTFYELPKGKPLHCPCPSYPLGTYINGDNMINMNAEAIINTLIFGVVVGIVETFIAVIYGSVSGLMGGKIRIIMVRISDSINTVPRILLLLSIALIYGIPTGTSLKANFFITAIIVGLTGWANYSRQVSEYLFTSSSSTLSRIVPKTPFSLLFFSNKEEIYNLSKKFIIPAMIDGISTYTAMGVIAGVGDPRFPTLTTLLTVASRYLPYWWLYLPPALFRAIVIVLLYLISDNLK; encoded by the coding sequence ATGATAAAGGTTTACGTCATTTTACTATCTTTAATAATCGCATTATCATTATTTTTTACCTTTTATGAATTACCTAAAGGGAAGCCTTTACATTGCCCTTGTCCCTCATACCCTTTAGGAACGTATATTAATGGAGATAACATGATTAATATGAATGCTGAAGCGATAATTAATACTCTAATTTTCGGAGTTGTAGTAGGAATAGTCGAAACTTTTATTGCAGTAATATATGGATCGGTTTCTGGTCTAATGGGTGGTAAAATTAGAATTATCATGGTAAGAATTTCCGATTCAATAAATACGGTACCTAGAATCTTATTACTCTTATCCATAGCCTTAATCTATGGTATTCCTACTGGGACTTCATTAAAGGCTAATTTCTTTATTACTGCGATAATAGTAGGTCTAACGGGCTGGGCTAATTACTCTAGGCAAGTTAGTGAATACTTATTCACTTCCTCTTCTTCTACCTTAAGCAGAATTGTACCTAAAACTCCTTTCTCTTTGCTTTTCTTTTCAAATAAGGAAGAGATATATAATCTCTCAAAGAAATTTATTATTCCTGCAATGATAGACGGCATTTCAACATATACTGCTATGGGGGTAATAGCAGGTGTTGGTGATCCAAGATTCCCGACTTTGACTACACTATTAACTGTGGCATCGAGATATTTACCTTATTGGTGGCTTTATTTACCGCCTGCATTGTTTAGGGCAATAGTTATTGTTTTACTTTATTTAATTTCAGATAATTTGAAGTGA
- a CDS encoding ATP-binding cassette domain-containing protein, translated as MLEYINIYGDTLNNFSLKVESNLGILGQRDSGKEEIIFYTLLLKKPKKGKILLNGNEIKEDNVNGIRWKEISAVFYNPYSMFNPIYNIASHFAEIVMSHDIGDYNFAVDIAKEFIKILGLDSSVLEKFSYQLTPLEAKKVSLALATFLEPKYVLIDDIEFGINDNGRAVVINSIIDLESILSSKFIVLDNDPAVISRVSDEFVVLYKGKIIERGSNVSEVYHPYTLDLLRGEISINYLGIGCPYSDNCRYSSLKCKEKEPEEIKVGNNYVKCLLYSWLK; from the coding sequence ATGTTAGAATACATTAACATTTATGGAGATACTTTGAACAATTTTTCTTTAAAAGTAGAAAGTAACCTAGGAATATTGGGTCAGAGGGATAGCGGTAAGGAGGAAATAATATTTTATACTTTATTGTTGAAAAAACCTAAAAAAGGAAAAATATTACTTAATGGAAATGAAATAAAAGAGGACAACGTTAATGGCATAAGATGGAAGGAAATTTCTGCGGTTTTCTACAATCCTTATTCAATGTTTAATCCGATTTACAATATTGCATCTCATTTTGCTGAAATAGTAATGTCTCACGATATAGGGGATTATAATTTTGCAGTAGATATTGCTAAAGAATTTATAAAAATTCTGGGTTTAGATTCTTCAGTTTTAGAAAAATTTTCTTATCAGCTAACTCCTTTAGAGGCTAAGAAAGTGTCATTGGCACTTGCAACATTTCTAGAACCTAAGTATGTTTTGATAGATGATATAGAATTTGGCATAAACGATAATGGGAGAGCCGTAGTAATTAACTCTATAATAGACTTAGAAAGTATTTTGTCGTCAAAATTCATAGTTTTAGATAACGATCCTGCGGTAATTTCAAGAGTTTCAGACGAGTTTGTAGTGCTCTATAAAGGTAAAATAATTGAAAGAGGAAGTAATGTAAGCGAGGTATATCATCCTTATACCTTAGATTTGCTAAGAGGGGAAATTTCAATTAACTATCTTGGAATAGGTTGTCCATATAGTGACAATTGTAGATATTCTTCATTAAAATGTAAGGAGAAAGAACCAGAAGAAATAAAGGTAGGCAACAATTACGTAAAATGCCTGCTTTATTCGTGGTTAAAATGA
- a CDS encoding DsrE family protein: MYKVIVQIKDEERVPQAIRSVINLYNDLKGDAEIEVVFHQSAIKALVKGNPNEDYVKKLLSSGINVVGCMNSINALNLNVESLIKGISIVQAGVGEIVRKQAEGWIYLSL, from the coding sequence ATGTACAAAGTTATAGTGCAAATAAAGGACGAGGAAAGAGTTCCTCAAGCGATAAGATCCGTAATAAATCTATATAATGATCTGAAAGGAGATGCGGAAATAGAGGTAGTTTTTCATCAGTCCGCAATTAAGGCTCTAGTTAAAGGAAATCCCAATGAAGATTATGTAAAGAAGCTATTATCCTCCGGGATTAACGTTGTGGGTTGCATGAATAGTATTAATGCTCTAAATCTTAACGTTGAATCTCTGATTAAAGGGATTTCAATAGTTCAAGCAGGAGTTGGTGAGATTGTAAGAAAACAAGCTGAAGGCTGGATATACCTAAGCCTTTAA